The region GCGGCCGCCCACGAGTGGCGGGCGCAGGCCGCGGCGCTGCACAAGGTGGCGGACGGGCTGCGGCAGGCCGCCCGGCCGCTGCCCGAGGCCTGGGCGGGCGACGCCTCGGAGGGCTTCGGGCACGCCATGGGCGAGATCGTCGAGGCGGTCGACGGTACGGCCACGGAGATGGGCGAGACGGCGCACATCCTCAGCCAGGCCGCCGCGGAGTCGAAGTTCGCCGAGGACGCCATCGTCGAGATCATCCGTGAGGCCATCGAGTGGGCGGCGATGACGCTGGCGGCGATGGTGGTCACCGACATCCTGACGCTCGGCCTGGCCACGGTGGTGGACGGCCTGGTGGCGGAGGCGGAGGTGGCGGTCTTCCTCGGCCGGGTGGAGAAGGTCTCCGCCGAACTGGCACAGACGCTCCGCAAACTCATGGAGGCCGTCCGGAAGTTCAAGGCGGGGAAGAAGTCCTGGGCGGCGTTCAAGGAGGCCAAGACCGCGGCCGGGGCGCTGCGCAAGGCGGGCGGCGCGTTCGGCGAGGGCTCCTACCGCACCCGGGACTGGTGGGCGCACCACCTCGTGACCGGGCAGATCGCGGGCCATGGCTCGAAGCCGCTGATCGGCGCCGCCACCGGCCTCACCGGCGACTTCAAGGGGCCGGCCACGGAAGCGGCCGAGCACTTCGGCAAGGAGGCACTGGCGGACGAGGGCCCGAAGGAGCCGGAGCCGTACCGCGTGCCCAAGGGCAGTATCGAGGACACCTTCGGCTGAGCGCCGGAACGGACAGAGAGACGGACATGCACCCCACCCCCGTCGTCCCGGAGCGGGACGCCTGGCTCCTCGCGCACAGTTCGGCCCTGCTGCGGCCCGGGGAGACGCTGTACGGCGCCCTGCCGGTGCGGCTCGACCCCCTGGTGCCCGACCGCATCCCCCGGCGCTGCCGCCGGGCGAAACCGGAGGCGCTGGAGCGGGAGCGGTTCAAGGGCTGGTGGCGGATCCTCCTGCCGGTGTCCTTCGTGATGTGGGTGTGCGCCCTGCCGGCCGGCCTGCTGGAGCGGGGCGCCCACCACACCTGGCACGGGATCCGCCGGCTGTTCCGGGGCCGGGTGTGGGAGGGCGGCTGGGACAGCGCCGCCGGATGGTTCGTGGTCACCACTCGGACGGGCACCGACGACGAGCGCCGGCACGACAACCACCGGCTCGCGCTGGCCTTCACCGACCGGCGGCTGCTGCTGCTGAGCCATCCCGCGCTGCCGGAGCGGGAGGCGGCGCAGGTGCTCGGCGAGCTGCCCCGCGGACGGTTCGCCCTGCGGCCCGAGCCGCATCCCGCACGCCACACCCACCGGGTGGACATCGCCTTCCCCGACGGGTCCTGGCTGGCGCTGGAGGCCACCGAGCGGGAGCAGGTACCGCAGCTCAGCGGGCTCCTCTCGCCCGTCTAGCCCTTCTAGCCCACCTGGCCCACGGCGCGGCGGCGCCCCGTCCCGTCCTTCCCCGTCCCCGTCCCCGCCCACGTCGGGTCCGGCCCCGCCGTGCCACCGGCCGCGGCACCCCGTCGCTCATCGGAGTGCCGGCGGGGGACGTCCCCGGGCACGCGGGTGGCGTGGTGTGCCAAGAGCGGGCGGGCGGGGAAAGCTGAGCGGTGGGACCGGCGCACGGAGCCGCCGGGCGGCGGACGCGGGAGGCCTCGTTCCGGCGGCGAACGGGCGCAACGGCACTCCGTTCGGCGGGCCACCACGGGAGCCATACCCCTAGGGGGTAGGGTGCGGGAGGGCGGGCCTCCCCCGCGTCCGCCGGTTCGCCGTCCGTCGAGAGGTCCGCGATGCACGAACAGGGCAAGGCCGCCGCATGGTGCGGCAGGCTGCTGCTGTTCACCGCGATGACCGTCGGCGGCGCCGGCGTTGCCGCCCTCTCGGCGTGGGCGCTCGCCCTCCCGGCCCTCCTCGGCGGCGCGCCG is a window of Streptomyces caniferus DNA encoding:
- a CDS encoding WXG100 family type VII secretion target, translated to MTVTDAYAWVDREIAKLPDVPEIHNSEEHGIDAGLDDAIRWFLDKVGLMDKLEEVTGMPTQLTAAAHEWRAQAAALHKVADGLRQAARPLPEAWAGDASEGFGHAMGEIVEAVDGTATEMGETAHILSQAAAESKFAEDAIVEIIREAIEWAAMTLAAMVVTDILTLGLATVVDGLVAEAEVAVFLGRVEKVSAELAQTLRKLMEAVRKFKAGKKSWAAFKEAKTAAGALRKAGGAFGEGSYRTRDWWAHHLVTGQIAGHGSKPLIGAATGLTGDFKGPATEAAEHFGKEALADEGPKEPEPYRVPKGSIEDTFG